CTTTATGGATGGCTCGGTTTAGTTATTTAAAACATTATTGCCTAAGAATTGCCTAAGATCACTTAAATCAGTCAATCATCTGTTAAGTTTCCCCATTTCACTCTCATCAAAAATCGAATTAGAGTTGCTGTATGCAAAAGATTGTCTATTTCAAATTTTGCGCTACATTAATCTGATTCAGTTTATGCATTGATAAGTTATGCGCTTTTTGATTCTTTTGGTTCTACTGGTGGTTTTAGGCTTTTTTGCCTCACAACGCATTTTCAACCCCCAACTGAATCACAACTCTGTCGCTGATCGTATTCAACATCCCTTTGACACGCGTTTACGTTATAAAATTGGGCACATCGATCCACGCTTTCATATCAGCGAAGCGCAACTCAAAAATATCGTACAACAAGCCACTGATATTTGGTTTACCGGCACAGCGCAACAATATTTTGTTTATGACCCGAACGCACAACTTAGTATTAATTTAATTTATGACCAACGCCAAGCAGAATCAGAAGCTCGTCGTGCTGAAATCGCGCGATTAGAAAGCACAAAAACTATGACCGATGCTGAACGGCAAAAGTTAAAACAGTCTCAATCAACATTAGACCTGCAACAACGTGAAGTCGAATTGCTTAAAGCTCATTATCAATCACGTTTAGAACATTACAATCAACAGGTGCAGAACTTTAATCAATCTTCAAATCAAAGCGCAGCTTATCGTGACTATTTAGAAAGCCTGAAACAACAACTGCAAAATGATCAAATCAATGTACAACAGCATATTGACCAGTTTAATGCCAATGTGCTCAGACTGAATCAACAGGTGAATAGCATCAACCACATGAATGCTCAATTCAACGCTTCAGTTGATCATTTTAATTCACGTTTTCAACCGCGCCAGTTTGATAAAGGTATTTTTAATGGTCGTGAAATTAACATTTATGAATTTCAAAATTTAGATGACCTAAGACTT
The sequence above is drawn from the Acinetobacter lanii genome and encodes:
- a CDS encoding matrixin family metalloprotease, with product MRFLILLVLLVVLGFFASQRIFNPQLNHNSVADRIQHPFDTRLRYKIGHIDPRFHISEAQLKNIVQQATDIWFTGTAQQYFVYDPNAQLSINLIYDQRQAESEARRAEIARLESTKTMTDAERQKLKQSQSTLDLQQREVELLKAHYQSRLEHYNQQVQNFNQSSNQSAAYRDYLESLKQQLQNDQINVQQHIDQFNANVLRLNQQVNSINHMNAQFNASVDHFNSRFQPRQFDKGIFNGREINIYEFQNLDDLRLTLAHELGHGLGLLHSDDPESLMYPILEKQNFKDFHLKAADIALLNSRK